The genomic DNA CAAAAGGTGTAAAATCTGCAATTTGGAATGTAGAAACTCATGAGTTGAAGTTGATTTTTGATGAACGTAAAACAAATATTAATACTATAGCAGAAAATATTGCAGATGTAGGCCATGATAATAAAAAACTTAAAGCTACAGATGAGGCTTATAATTCTGTACATCCATGTTGTAAGTATAGAGATGAAGACGTACAGGATGATCATAAGGAGTAAATTATACTCAAAATAATTTAGTGATATAAGTTTTTATCATAAAAAAAGCCTCAACATTTTGTTGAGGCTTTTTGTTTTTAAGACGTGATATTTTATTACATCATTCCTGGCATTCCGCCACCCATTGGAGGCATTCCGCCAGCAGGTTCGTCTTCTTTAATATCAATTAAAGCACACTCTGTGGTTAAAATCATTCCAGCAACAGATGCAGCGTTTTCTAAAGCTATTCTAGTTACTTTTTTAGGATCTATAATTCCAGCTTTAAGCATATCTACATAAGATTCAGATTTAGCATCATAACCAAAGTCTTTTTCACCTTCAGAAACTTTGTTTACAACAACACTGCCTTCTCCACCAGCATTCTCTACAATAGTTCTTAGTGGCGCTTCAATAGCTCTTGCTACAATTTGTATTCCTGTAGTTTCGTCTAAATTTTCTGTTGTAATTTTTTCTAAAACAGATTTTGCTCTTACTAATGCAACTCCACCACCGGCAACAATACCTTCTTCTACAGCGGCTCTTGTAGCATGTAAAGCATCATCAACACGATCTTTCTTTTCTTTCATTTCTACTTCACTTGCAGCACCAACGTAAAGTACAGCGACTCCACCAGCTAATTTAGCAAGACGTTCTTGTAGTTTTTCTTTATCGTAATCACTAGTAGTAGACTCTATTTGAGATTTTATTTGGTTAACACGGTTTTTAATCATGTCTTTATCTCCAGCACCATTTACAATTGTAGAGTTGTCTTTATCAATTGTAAT from Lacinutrix sp. 5H-3-7-4 includes the following:
- a CDS encoding heavy-metal-associated domain-containing protein, encoding MKKILTVVIVMFLSFTAFAQNKNARASLDVDGVCMMCKKRIEKASLNTKGVKSAIWNVETHELKLIFDERKTNINTIAENIADVGHDNKKLKATDEAYNSVHPCCKYRDEDVQDDHKE